In Drosophila simulans strain w501 chromosome X, Prin_Dsim_3.1, whole genome shotgun sequence, one DNA window encodes the following:
- the LOC6726489 gene encoding alpha-tubulin N-acetyltransferase 2: MVEFAFDIKHLFPQSIIRVQAHSLSPNDAPCRPYPHTNRGQPTRSSCRLSEILNVMGKLSADAQGLRHAVTSAEKLAPDQVVYLMADKAAGHWAITGLLKVGTKDLFVFDQGGCYRRFNKTPAILDFYVHESRQRCGQGKLLFEWMLEKQGWSPQKCSVDRPSNKMLAFMAKHYDLVRTIPQGNNFVLYEGFFDDPIPTSKSASGLQATGSIRNQSQGHFKRQEHEQAQAGHGHANRNTVQNDANSGPFSKDQKTVSGTSLYRRRWNSLTFASMQ, encoded by the coding sequence ATGGTGGAGTTCGCCTTTGATATCAAGCACCTCTTTCCGCAGTCGATCATCCGGGTGCAGGCGCACTCGCTGAGTCCCAATGACGCCCCATGTAGACCTTACCCCCACACGAATCGGGGACAACCgacgaggagcagctgccggCTTAGCGAAATCCTAAACGTCATGGGCAAGTTGTCGGCGGACGCGCAGGGGCTCCGCCATGCAGTGACCTCCGCCGAAAAGTTGGCTCCCGACCAGGTGGTATATCTAATGGCGGACAAAGCGGCGGGACACTGGGCAATCACCGGGCTGCTTAAGGTCGGCACCAAGGACCTCTTTGTCTTCGACCAGGGGGGCTGCTACCGAAGGTTCAATAAAACGCCAGCCATTCTGGATTTTTATGTGCACGAGAGTCGCCAGCGCTGCGGCCAGGGCAAGCTGCTCTTCGAATGGATGCTGGAGAAGCAGGGCTGGTCACCGCAGAAGTGCTCCGTGGACCGACCGTCCAATAAGATGCTGGCCTTCATGGCCAAGCACTACGACCTGGTCCGCACCATTCCGCAGGGCAACAATTTTGTGCTCTACGAAGGCTTCTTCGATGATCCCATCCCCACGAGCAAATCTGCAAGCGGGCTTCAGGCGACCGGCAGTATCCGCAACCAGAGCCAGGGTCACTTCAAGCGCCAGGAACATGAGCAGGCGCAGGCAGGCCATGGACATGCCAACAGAAACACTGTCCAGAACGATGCAAATTCCGGGCCCTTTAGTAAGGACCAGAAAACCGTGTCAGGAACATCGCTCTATCGACGTCGCTGGAATTCACTCACATTCGCCAGTATGCAATGA